From a region of the Marasmius oreades isolate 03SP1 chromosome 7, whole genome shotgun sequence genome:
- a CDS encoding uncharacterized protein (antiSMASH:Cluster_7.2): protein MSSLSLGNIGSNSPPPGASTSLTADLPLIPTLLSILPTIRSAPPTTQIQWCRDVLLLVDKAAATSAALASTYPNSASSSSTDPPSGPVVLDDQQLAQLAQIAVPLALQIAGQAPTSGSMNGIQAYVAEALYHRACLTASGAFPEHVKQNPRQAFRDFEGAARGGYARAWFRIGRDYEAFGDVVHAKECFERGAKNGVAACMYRLGMAHLLGQLNLPVSPEIALPLLKRAAVASHLDSPQPGYVYALLLLGEFTQYTVPPHLWNQLQLLPPHLAHLPGNQGVQGEAKTHLERSAHLHFAPAQYKLGHAYEFAVPPWEFDALLSVEWYSRASQQGEVEADMALSKWFLCGSGDVAGPNGFDKDESLARVFAEKAARRGLPSAEFGLAYYFEVGVGGEKNLNESIAWYAKAASHGNTDAADRLAALQQPSPQSLSRAEHDNITENKLVRTRTQAKLRSEAQKVRDGYLEKQEPPQMYQASSYGGPPPGHPGPQQPYRRDSKQVVELIRKNTLGSSGSSDAPGGPGRHHGRYTTEPKPGGPPHPTPQGSLPPQGYGNPGPQLGLPKQYPNANRYTLVDHGSGSPKPSTSPHGSPGLGHPGRVPSAGPPGSSHGPGNRPGSSGGPAGGTPKPRPSGPQTFAEMGIQSGKADEKDCVVM from the exons ATGTCTTCTTTGTCCTTGGGTAATATAGGCTCAAACTCTCCACCTCCAGGCGCTTCCACTTCGCTGACCGCAGACCTCCCTTTGATACCCACACTTCTCTCTATCCTACCAACCATCCGATCTGCACCCCCCACCACCCAAATCCAATGGTGTCGTGACGTCTTGTTGTTGGTCGACAAAGCAGCTGCAACGTCTGCCGCTCTCGCCTCCACTTATCCAAACAGCGCCAGTAGCAGCTCAACGGACCCTCCAAGCGGGCCAGTAGTCCTTGACGATCAGCAGCTGGCACAATTGGCACAGATTGCTGTGCCCCTTGCACTTCAAATAGCCGGACAAGCACCCACAAGTGGGAGCATGAATGGAATCCAAGCCTATGTCGCAGAGGCACTTTATCATCGCGCCTGTCTGACTGCCAGTGGCGCGTTTCCTGAACATGTCAAACAGAATCCACGACAGGCATTTCGGGACTTTGAGGGTGCTGCGAGAG GTGGCTATGCACGTGCCTGGTTCCGTATTGGCAGAGACTATGAGGCGTTTGGGGACGTTGTACACGCTAAAGAGTGCTTTGAGCGAGGCGCCAAGAATGGAGTTGCAGCCTGTATGTAT CGACTCGGGATGGCGCATCTTCTGGGCCAACTCAACCTCCCTGTTTCACCTGAGATTGCGCTTCCTCTCCTCAAACGTGCGGCTGTGGCCAGCCACCTGGATTCTCCTCAACCAGGCTATGTCTATGCTTTATTGTTGTTGG GCGAATTCACCCAGTACACCGTACCTCCACATCTATGGAACCAGCTACAGTTATTACCGCCACACTTAGCACATCTACCTGGAAATCAAGGAGTTCAAG GAGAAGCCAAGACTCACCTAGAGAGGAGCGCCCATCTACACTTTGCACCTGCACAATATAAGCTCGGGCACGCTTATGAATTTGCAGTACCACCTTGGGAGTTTG ATGCTCTACTGTCCGTCGAGTGGTATTCCCGAGCGTCCCAACAAGGTGAAGTCGAAGCAGATATGGCTCTGTCAAAGTGGTTCTTGTGTGGTAGTGGAGACGTGGCAGGACCGAATG GTTTCGATAAAGACGAGAGTCTTGCTCGAGTTTTCGCAGAGAAAGCGGCTCGTCGCGGACTTCCGTCGGCCGAGTTTGGTCTGGCGTATTATTTTGAGGTTGGGGTGGGAGGCGAGAAGAACTTGAACGAGAGTATTGCATGGTACGCAAAG GCAGCAAGTCATGGGAATACTGACGCTGCTGATCGACTAGCAGCACTTCAACAACCATCGCCCCAATCACTATCTCGCGCAGAACATGATAATATCACAGAAAACAAGTTGGTAAGGACCAGGACGCAGGCTAAGCTAAGGAGTGAGGCGCAAAAAGTTAGAGATGGATATCTGGAGAAGCAGGAAC CACCACAAATGTACCAAGCTAGTAGTTACGGCGGCCCACCACCGGGGCATCCTGGACCGCAGCAGCCGTACCGACGTGACTCAAAACAAGTCGTAGAGCTGATACGGAAAAATACGCTTGGATCGTCTGGCTCATCCGATGCGCCAGGTGGACCAGGAAGACACCACGGGAGATACACGACTGAGCCGAAACCTGGAGGACCACCTCACCCAACACCTCAAG GCTCATTACCGCCCCAGGGATACGGAAATCCTGGCCCTCAGCTAG GTCTTCCAAAGCAATACCCGAACGCAAACCGGTATACTCTCGTAGATCATGGATCTGGTTCCCCCAAGCCCAGTACTTCACCACATGGCTCTCCAGGTCTGGGACACCCTGGAAGAGTACCTTCCGCAGGTCCACCTGGGTCAAGCCATGGGCCTGGTAACCGACCGGGGAGTTCTGGCGGCCCAGCGGGAGGCACTCCAAAACCCAGACCATCAGGACCTCAGACGTTCGCGGAGATGGGTATCCAGAGTGGAAAGGCAGATGAAAAGGACTGTGTCGTTATGTAA
- a CDS encoding uncharacterized protein (antiSMASH:Cluster_7.2; BUSCO:EOG09264904), protein MGDADESAKLWKVNRTIHELVKDRGFQVSDEEINVDLQSFREVYANSMGVIDRSQLNFFSVSRTDPTDQVFVFFSDEKSVGVKTMRKMLEILEQKSIQRGIIVFPGNMTPSARKVIVAMSAQYRLEEFSESDLLVNITHHTLVPKHEVLSPEEKNILLERYRLKDTQLPRIQIADPVARYYGLRRGQVVKITRPSETSGRYASYRICF, encoded by the exons ATGGGCGACGCAGACGAAAGTGCCAAGTTATGGAAAGTCAACAGGACAATACATGAGCTGGTGAAAGATCGA GGCTTCCAAGTCTCTGATGAGGAAATCAACGTTGACCTTCAAAGTTTTCGAGAGGTATATGCGAACAGTATGGGCGTTATCGA TCGCTCTCAACTTAatttcttttctgtttcccGGACGGACCCGACAGATCAAGTATTCGTTTTCTTCAGCGATGAGAAGAGCGTAGGTGTGAAGACGATGCGAAA AATGCTAGAAATCTTGGAACAAAAATCCATACAACGTGGAATCATAGTGTTTCCGGGGAATATGACACCCTCAGCGAGGAAG GTAATAGTTGCGATGTCAGCACAATACCGACTAGAAGAATTTTCCGAGTCCGACTTGTTGGTCAACATAACTCACCATACGTTGGTACCCAAACATGAAGTCTTGTCTCCAGAGGAAAAGAATATTCTGTTAGAGAGATA TCGATTGAAAGACACGCAACTCCCTCGCATACAAATCGCCGACCCTGTAGCACGGTATTACGGTTTACGACGAGGTCAGGTCGTGAAGATAACAAGACCGAGCGAGACGAGCGGTAGGTATGCTAGCTACCGGATTTGTTTCTGA
- a CDS encoding uncharacterized protein (antiSMASH:Cluster_7.2) gives MAPQPPSAMSGGSNSISGSGSNPTIVLTNSLMTKLKPSRIFKSSVDPPPEPKGTPPPNYRPPPPRHITGITFDDRGDTLVTAGEDETFRLYSCKGGKPIKTLHSKKYGVHLPRFTHKSTAILHASTKEDDSIRYHSLHDNKYLSYFKGHRGKVTSLEVSPIDDGFMSGSEDKTVRLWDLRMGLGGMCRGLLNLPTVEPVVAYDSGGLVFAVGVNGFQRILLYDQANYDKAPFLTITLDDPTLTQISYPPRPIYITSLAFSSNGKYLLAGSSGDAHYVLDAFQGTLLGKLEGHVGLERRGMDERRGIECGRGISGEDVSWTPDSKYVVGGSLDGKVCVWDVQNLGDANADAGGVGMPPGGVMKKIQPLVKLEGHPGPARCVKFNPRLAMMCTAGAELAFWLPDTSGDPEEIAKDLLSGKRNVSKLPMGPPPV, from the exons ATGGCACCTCAACCACCCTCAGCCATGTCCGGAGGTAGCAATTCTATCTCGGGATCTGGATCGAACCCAACCATTGTACTGACAAACTCTTTGATG ACAAAACTCAAACCCTCGAGAATATTCAAATCATCAGTAGACCCGCCTCCAGAACCCAAGGGTACACCACCGCCCAATTACCgtcctccacctccaagGCATATAACAGGGATAACTTTTGATGATAGGGGGGACACACTTGTTACAGCGGGAGAGGATGAGACTTTTAGGTTGTATTCTTGTAAGGGTGGGAA ACCCATAAAAACTCTTCATTCGAAGAAATATGGCGTACATCTCCCCCGCTTCACCCACAAAAGTACCGCGATTCTCCACGCCTCGACGAAAGAAGACGATTCAATCCGCTACCATTCCTTGCACGACAATAAATACCTCTCCTACTTCAAAGGCCATCGCGGAAAGGTTACTTCTCTAGAGGTCTCTCCTATTGACGATGGATTCATGTCCGGATCGGAAGACAAAACCGTCCGGCTTTGGGATCTAAGAATGGGATTGGGAGGAATGTGTCGAGGATTACTGAATCTGCCTACGGTGGAACCTGTGGTGGCATACGATTCAGGGGGATTGGTGTTCGCTGTTGGAGTCAACGGATTCCAGAGAATCCTGTTGTATGACCAGGCCAACTATGACAAAGCACCCTTTCTTACCATTACCCTAGACGACCCCACCCTGACACAAATCTCTTACCCGCCTCGACCTATCTACATTACCTCTCTTGCCTTTTCCTCGAACGGAAAATATCTACTGGCCGGATCGAGTGGAGATGCACATTACGTTTTGGATGCGTTCCAGGGGACACTGCTGGGTAAATTAGAGGGACATGTGGGCTTGGAGCGTAGAGGCATGGACGAGAGAAGGGGAATTGAATGTGGACGCGGAATTAGTGGTGAGGATGTTTCGTGGACCCCTGATAGTAAATATGTGGTTGGCGGTAGTTTGGATGGGAAGGTGTGCGTTTGGGACGTTCAAAATCTAGGGGACGCAAACGCTGATGCAGGGGGGGTGGGCATGCCACCAGGTGgtgtgatgaagaagatacAACCGCTGGTCAAGCTAGAAGGTCACCCTGGCCCTGCACGCTGCGTCAAGTTCAATCCCAGACTGGCAATGATGTGTACGGCAGGTGCTGAATTG GCTTTTTGGTTACCAGATACTTCTGGGGACCCAGAAGAAATTGCAAAGGATCTCTTGTCCGGAAAGAGAAACGTATCCAAGTTGCCTATGGGGCCACCACCTGTATGA
- the STS10_3 gene encoding Sesquiterpene synthase 10 (antiSMASH:Cluster_7.2) yields the protein MHPSPIIDTLFLPKMTIRPRQYLLPDLLAICPLQGAINPHYLEAAGESSAWINGYDVFTDRKRAYFIQGCNELLVAHTYPYAPYEEFRTCCDFVNLLFVVDEVSDEQNGEDAAVTGNIFLEAMRNPGYRNSCKLAQITKDFRERYFRGAGPVSSARFLRHCADYIRAVSTEAELRERGEVLDVDAFIELRRDNSAVILCFDLFEYALGINLPEEVFEHPTFREMYWAATDMVCWANDVYSWNMEQAKGIGGNNIITVLMKHRNMSLQSACDYVGLYCEKLMQRYLSAKDRLPSWGSSKLDQDVARYVEACGHWMKGNLDWSFETVRYFGAAHSEVKRTRLVTLCRPSDPNDFDSDTSCDSD from the exons ATGCACCCTTCCCCCATTATCGACACCCTCTTTCTTCCCAAAATGACCATCAGACCTCGACAATATCTCCTCCCCGATCTGCTTGCTATATGTCCCCTCCAAGGCGCCATAAACCCTCATTATCTTGAAGCAGCTGGCGAATCCTCTGCTTGGATCAACGGCTACGATGTATTCACCGACCGAAAACGCGCCTACTTTATCCAAGGATGCAATGAACTTCTCGTCGCACACACCTACCCATACGCCCCCTACGAGGAGTTCAGAACATGTTGCGACTTT GTCAATCTCCTCTTTGTTGTTGACGAAGTTAGTGATGAGCAAAATGGAGAAGACGCAGCGGTCACCGGGAACATCTTCCTCGAAGCTATGCGCAATCCTGGCTACCGCAATTCGTGCAAGCTTGCTCAGATAACTAAAGA CTTCAGGGAGAGATACTTTAGAGGGGCTGGACCTGTATCCTCTGCTCGGTTTTTGAGGCACTGCGCGGACTACATCCGGGCGGTCTCTACCGAAGCGGAGCTTCGCGAACGCGGTGAAGTTCTTGACGTCGACGCCTTCATCGAACTCCGTCGCGACAACAGTGCGGTCATCCTCTGCTTCGATCTTTTCGAATATGCACTCGGTATCAATCTTCCAGAGGAAGTGTTTGAGCATCCGACCTTCCGGGAAATGTACTGGGCTGCCACTGACATGGTGTGCTGGGCCAAT GATGTTTACTCCTGGAACATGGAGCAGGCCAAGGGTATCGGCGGCAACAATATCATTACGGTCCTCATGAAACACAGAAACATGAGTCTACAGTCGGCTTGCGATTACGTGGGGTTATACTGCGAGAAACTCATGCAACGCTACCTCTCCGCTAAGGATAGATTACCTTCTTGGGGATCGTCGAAACTGGATCAGGACGTAGCTCGCTATGTGGAGGCGTGTGGTCACTGGATGAAGGGAAATTTGGA CTGGAGCTTTGAGACAGTACGGTACTTCGGAGCTGCTCACTCCGAAGTCAAAAGGACTCGATTAGTTACCCTCTGTCGTCCTAGTGACCCAAATGATTTCGATTCCGACACTAGCTGCGATAGCGATTGA
- a CDS encoding uncharacterized protein (antiSMASH:Cluster_7.2) translates to MGPSVDTKNRRLSHDLPTPDSESPLRSRKPYKLSTLCATVENPDQKDQYGSSSVPIYQTATFKGVGGEYDYTRSGNPTRSHLEHHIAKISSASHAFAVSSGMAALDVILRMLKPGDEVIAGDDLYGGTNRLLAYVRNHGGVTVHHVDTTDPTSIIPCINPTKTAMVLLESPTNPLLKIADLALISKEVKERAPAAVVVVDNTMMSPYLQRPLEHGADIVYDSATKYLSGHHDLMAGVITCNRDELAKQIAFTINAAGNALTPFDSFLLLRGVKTLAVRLDRQQATSSLVATYLHSLGFKVNYPGLPDHPSREVHQRISDGNGAVLSFETGSKEISEKIVGGTRLWGISVSFGCVNSLISMPCVMSHASIDPATRAARGLPEDLIRLCVGIEDSADLLDDLEQALIDAGAITYNSQLNRYVRVQPDEILLEKAVEKLAIGSIKTRQEWFVSAPGKVILFGEHAVVHGVTAIAASVDLRCYGLLTPREDGKMSVHFNDISNFYKEWDIDTLPWKNVAPLSKDKNHPPELDQPLIERLLEGPLKHLESTRESTSSLVLIYLYMKLSKPGYRPGFNFTARATLPVGAGLGSSASFSTCAATALLLLQARINVPDLPPPSSDGHIHISHEGRRAIPPKTAEEINRWAFIAEKILQGNPSGVDNSVSVFGGALAYVKEGFGKKSGIEAIQGFKSLRFLLTNSKIPRSTKQLVAGVGQKKINEPELVQSLLNAIQVISDEARRVLADPELSRETLLTALAALIRENHSHLVSLGVSHPALEAIREKTASPPYNLSTKLTGAGGGGCAVTLVPDDFTTDVMQDLLAELSANNFDPYLTAVGGSGLGILSPHDKHRVKRAERAVPGQVTPPKSPREQSVEVYDDTLRPSFETMTISELSEWAQELGRWLYV, encoded by the exons ATGGGGCCTTCTGTCGACACAAAAAATCGCCGTCTTTCGCACGACCTTCCCACTCCAGACTCTGAATCCCCTCTACGATCCAGGAAACCTTACAAACTCTCAACGTTGTGCGCGACTGTTGAAAATCCTGACCAAAAGGATCAATATGGAAGCAGTTCTGTACCGATTTATCAGACAGCCACGTTCAAGGGTGTTGGAGGCGAATACGACTATACACGCAGTGGAAATCCGACCCGCAGTCATCTAG AGCATCACATTGCCAAAATTTCCTCTGCTAGTCATGCGTTCGCAGTTTCTTCTGGAATGGCCGCATTAGATGTCATTCTTCGTATGCTCAAGCCCGGAGACGAAGTCATCGCTGGAGATGATCTGTACGGCGGAACTAATAGGCTTCTTGCCTATGTACGCAACCACGGTGGTGTAACTGTTCACCATGTCGATACGACCGACCCAACGTCGATCATTCCATGCATCAACCCCACCAAAACAGCCATGGTTCTCTTGGAATCACCCACGAACCCGCTTTTGAAGATCGCAGACCTCGCACTCATAAGTAAAGAAGTCAAGGAACGAGCACCGGCAGCTGTGGTAGTGGTCGATAACACCATGATGAGCCCGTATCTTCAAAGACCTCTAGAACACGGTGCAGATATCGTTTATGACAGCGCAACAAAGTATCTCAGTGGACATCACGACCTGATGGCCGGTGTAATCACCTGTAACAGGGATGAGCTTGCCAAA CAAATAGCATTTACCATCAACGCTGCTGGGAATGCCTTAACTCCATTCGATTCTTTCTTGCTTCTCCGAGGTGTTAAGACCTTGGCTGTTCGTCTCGATCGTCAGCAAGCTACGTCGTCGCTCGTAGCTACCTATCTTCACTCTCTAGGCTTTAAAGTGAACTACCCTGGCCTTCCAGATCACCCAAGCCGAGAAGTACATCAGCGTATTTCAGACGGTAATGGAGCCGTCCTGAGCTTTGAAACGGGTAGCAAGGAAATCAGCGAGAAAATTGTTGGGGGTACCAGGCTGTGGGGAATCAGTGTAAGCTTTGGGTGTGTGAATAGTTTGATCAGCATGCCCTGTGTTATGTC ACACGCTTCTATCGATCCGGCAACTCGTGCGGCTCGCGGGCTACCTGAAGATCTCATCCGCCTTTGCGTCGGTATCGAAGATTCTGCTGATCTCCTGGACGATCTAGAACAAGCTCTCATAGATGCCGGTGCAATTACctacaattctcaactcaACCGTTATGTCCGAGTACAACCGGACGAAATTCTTCTTGAGAAGGCTGTCGAGAAGTTAGCTATAGGAAGTATCAAGACTCGCCAAGAGTGGTTTGTGAGTGCCCCTGGTAAAGTCATTCTCTTTGGAGAACATGCCGTTGTCCATGGTGTA ACAGCGATAGCAGCTTCTGTCGATCTTCGATGTTACGGGCTTCTGACTCCTAGGGAGGATGGTAAGATGTCTGTACATTTCAACGATATTTCCAACTTCTACAAGGAGTGGGATATCGATACTCTTCCTTGGAAGAATGTTGCACCTCTATCCAAAGACAAGAATCACCCACCGGAACTTGATCAGCCGCTCATAGAACGTCTGTTGGAGGGCCCGCTAAAGCACCTGGAATCCACTCGAGAAAGCACTTCCTCACTCGTACTCATATACTTATACATGAAGCTGAGCAAACCCGGCTATAG ACCCGGTTTCAACTTTACTGCAAGAGCCACTCTTCCGGTAGGAGCTGGTCTTGGTTCCTCTGCATCCTTCTCTACTTGTGCCGCCACTGCATTGCTACTATTACAAGCGCGTATAAATGTACCAGATTTACCTCCACCTTCTTCAGATGGACATATCCACATTTCTCACGAAGGCCGTCGTGCTATTCCACCAAAGACAgcagaagaaatcaataGATGGGCATTCATCGCCGAAAAAATTCTACAAGGAAACCCCAGTGGCGTCGACAATAGCGTATCTGTTTTCGGAGGCGCCTTGGCTTATGTGAAGGAGGGATTTGGGAAGAAGAGCGGAATCGAGGCCATTCAAGG TTTCAAATCTCTTCGATTTCTCCTTACAAACTCTAAGATTCCGCGATCTACTAAGCAGCTCGTCGCTGGCGTTGGCCAAAAGAAAATTAAC GAACCGGAACTTGTTCAGTCGCTCCTAAATGCAATACAAGTCATAAGTGACGAGGCCAGACGCGTTCTTGCCGATCCAGAATTGAGCCGCGAAACCCTTCTAACAGCCTTAGCG GCTCTCATTCGAGAAAATCATAGTCACTTGGTTTCCCTAGGTGTCTCTCACCCAGCCCTAGAAGCGATCCGCGAAAAAACAGCATCCCCACCGTACAACTTGAGCACTAAGCTCACCGGTGCTGGGGGAGGCGGATGTGCCGTTACACTTGTTCCTGATG ACTTCACGACCGATGTGATGCAAGATCTACTGGCTGAGCTTTCCGCAAACAACTTTGACCCATATCTGACCGCGGTCGGTGGTAGTGGGTTAGGCATCCTCTCCCCCCATGATAAACATAGAGTCAAACGCGCGGAACGTGCTGTTCCGGGACAAGTTACTCCCCCTAAATCCCCTCGAGAGCAGTCAGTTGAAGTCTACGACGATACTCTTCGGCCGTCGTTCGAGACGATGACGATCTCAGAACTTTCTGAATGGGCGCAAGAGCTAGGACGGTGGCTATACGTGTAA
- a CDS encoding uncharacterized protein (antiSMASH:Cluster_7.2) produces the protein MAALDVILRMLKPGDEVIAGDDLYGGTNRLLAYVRNHGGVTVHHVDTTDPTSIIPCINPTKTAMVLLESPTNPLLKIADLALISKEVKERAPAAVVVVDNTMMSPYLQRPLEHGADIVYDSATKYLSGHHDLMAGVITCNRDELAKQIAFTINAAGNALTPFDSFLLLRGVKTLAVRLDRQQATSSLVATYLHSLGFKVNYPGLPDHPSREVHQRISDGNGAVLSFETGSKEISEKIVGGTRLWGISVSFGCVNSLISMPCVMSHASIDPATRAARGLPEDLIRLCVGIEDSADLLDDLEQALIDAGAITYNSQLNRYVRVQPDEILLEKAVEKLAIGSIKTRQEWFVSAPGKVILFGEHAVVHGVTAIAASVDLRCYGLLTPREDGKMSVHFNDISNFYKEWDIDTLPWKNVAPLSKDKNHPPELDQPLIERLLEGPLKHLESTRESTSSLVLIYLYMKLSKPGYRPGFNFTARATLPVGAGLGSSASFSTCAATALLLLQARINVPDLPPPSSDGHIHISHEGRRAIPPKTAEEINRWAFIAEKILQGNPSGVDNSVSVFGGALAYVKEGFGKKSGIEAIQGFKSLRFLLTNSKIPRSTKQLVAGVGQKKINEPELVQSLLNAIQVISDEARRVLADPELSRETLLTALAALIRENHSHLVSLGVSHPALEAIREKTASPPYNLSTKLTGAGGGGCAVTLVPDDFTTDVMQDLLAELSANNFDPYLTAVGGSGLGILSPHDKHRVKRAERAVPGQVTPPKSPREQSVEVYDDTLRPSFETMTISELSEWAQELGRWLYV, from the exons ATGGCCGCATTAGATGTCATTCTTCGTATGCTCAAGCCCGGAGACGAAGTCATCGCTGGAGATGATCTGTACGGCGGAACTAATAGGCTTCTTGCCTATGTACGCAACCACGGTGGTGTAACTGTTCACCATGTCGATACGACCGACCCAACGTCGATCATTCCATGCATCAACCCCACCAAAACAGCCATGGTTCTCTTGGAATCACCCACGAACCCGCTTTTGAAGATCGCAGACCTCGCACTCATAAGTAAAGAAGTCAAGGAACGAGCACCGGCAGCTGTGGTAGTGGTCGATAACACCATGATGAGCCCGTATCTTCAAAGACCTCTAGAACACGGTGCAGATATCGTTTATGACAGCGCAACAAAGTATCTCAGTGGACATCACGACCTGATGGCCGGTGTAATCACCTGTAACAGGGATGAGCTTGCCAAA CAAATAGCATTTACCATCAACGCTGCTGGGAATGCCTTAACTCCATTCGATTCTTTCTTGCTTCTCCGAGGTGTTAAGACCTTGGCTGTTCGTCTCGATCGTCAGCAAGCTACGTCGTCGCTCGTAGCTACCTATCTTCACTCTCTAGGCTTTAAAGTGAACTACCCTGGCCTTCCAGATCACCCAAGCCGAGAAGTACATCAGCGTATTTCAGACGGTAATGGAGCCGTCCTGAGCTTTGAAACGGGTAGCAAGGAAATCAGCGAGAAAATTGTTGGGGGTACCAGGCTGTGGGGAATCAGTGTAAGCTTTGGGTGTGTGAATAGTTTGATCAGCATGCCCTGTGTTATGTC ACACGCTTCTATCGATCCGGCAACTCGTGCGGCTCGCGGGCTACCTGAAGATCTCATCCGCCTTTGCGTCGGTATCGAAGATTCTGCTGATCTCCTGGACGATCTAGAACAAGCTCTCATAGATGCCGGTGCAATTACctacaattctcaactcaACCGTTATGTCCGAGTACAACCGGACGAAATTCTTCTTGAGAAGGCTGTCGAGAAGTTAGCTATAGGAAGTATCAAGACTCGCCAAGAGTGGTTTGTGAGTGCCCCTGGTAAAGTCATTCTCTTTGGAGAACATGCCGTTGTCCATGGTGTA ACAGCGATAGCAGCTTCTGTCGATCTTCGATGTTACGGGCTTCTGACTCCTAGGGAGGATGGTAAGATGTCTGTACATTTCAACGATATTTCCAACTTCTACAAGGAGTGGGATATCGATACTCTTCCTTGGAAGAATGTTGCACCTCTATCCAAAGACAAGAATCACCCACCGGAACTTGATCAGCCGCTCATAGAACGTCTGTTGGAGGGCCCGCTAAAGCACCTGGAATCCACTCGAGAAAGCACTTCCTCACTCGTACTCATATACTTATACATGAAGCTGAGCAAACCCGGCTATAG ACCCGGTTTCAACTTTACTGCAAGAGCCACTCTTCCGGTAGGAGCTGGTCTTGGTTCCTCTGCATCCTTCTCTACTTGTGCCGCCACTGCATTGCTACTATTACAAGCGCGTATAAATGTACCAGATTTACCTCCACCTTCTTCAGATGGACATATCCACATTTCTCACGAAGGCCGTCGTGCTATTCCACCAAAGACAgcagaagaaatcaataGATGGGCATTCATCGCCGAAAAAATTCTACAAGGAAACCCCAGTGGCGTCGACAATAGCGTATCTGTTTTCGGAGGCGCCTTGGCTTATGTGAAGGAGGGATTTGGGAAGAAGAGCGGAATCGAGGCCATTCAAGG TTTCAAATCTCTTCGATTTCTCCTTACAAACTCTAAGATTCCGCGATCTACTAAGCAGCTCGTCGCTGGCGTTGGCCAAAAGAAAATTAAC GAACCGGAACTTGTTCAGTCGCTCCTAAATGCAATACAAGTCATAAGTGACGAGGCCAGACGCGTTCTTGCCGATCCAGAATTGAGCCGCGAAACCCTTCTAACAGCCTTAGCG GCTCTCATTCGAGAAAATCATAGTCACTTGGTTTCCCTAGGTGTCTCTCACCCAGCCCTAGAAGCGATCCGCGAAAAAACAGCATCCCCACCGTACAACTTGAGCACTAAGCTCACCGGTGCTGGGGGAGGCGGATGTGCCGTTACACTTGTTCCTGATG ACTTCACGACCGATGTGATGCAAGATCTACTGGCTGAGCTTTCCGCAAACAACTTTGACCCATATCTGACCGCGGTCGGTGGTAGTGGGTTAGGCATCCTCTCCCCCCATGATAAACATAGAGTCAAACGCGCGGAACGTGCTGTTCCGGGACAAGTTACTCCCCCTAAATCCCCTCGAGAGCAGTCAGTTGAAGTCTACGACGATACTCTTCGGCCGTCGTTCGAGACGATGACGATCTCAGAACTTTCTGAATGGGCGCAAGAGCTAGGACGGTGGCTATACGTGTAA
- a CDS encoding uncharacterized protein (antiSMASH:Cluster_7.2) — protein MPPKRNRERLTRQVNNSVGIEPEIVAKRTKRHLDELERSNYSESAVANDGEEGYTKGRARQPISDKRNLNLTGNSPAAKKKKSTMNVRSALLYRKNFATLLEESKIASLPGSVPTYFTAHSPPPPYPARMICSVCGYWGFYKCRKCAMPFCDRNCESIHEETRCERRVI, from the exons ATGCCACCCAAAAGAAATCGGGAGAGGC TGACTAGGCAAGTCAATAATTCGGTGGGCATTGAGCCTGAAATAGTCGCGAAACGGACCAAGAGACACCTGGACGAACTCGAA AGGTCAAACTACTCTGAATCAGCCGTGGCCAACGATGGTGAAGAAGGATACACGAAAGGACGCGCCAGACAGCCAATTTCTGACAAACGGAATCTCAATCTCACTGGGAATTCCCCTGCtgccaaaaagaaaaagtcgACCATGAACGTGAGGTCGGCACTTTTATATCGCAAGAACTTCGCGACGTTGTTGGAGGAATCA AAGATCGCGTCACTTCCAGGTTCGGTGCCAACTTATTTCACTGCTCACAGTCCTCCGCCGCCTTACCCCGCTCGGATGATTTGTTCCGTCTGCGGCTATTGGGGATTTTACAAATGCCGCAAATGCGCGATGCCCTTCTGTGATAGAAACTGTGAAAGTATTCATGAAGAGACGCGTTGCGAAAGAAGAGTCATATGA